The window gcggccccgccgctccccctccccgccgtgcccggggccgccgggccctgcccgcccgccgcgctgcgggagcgccgcccgccgccgcccgcacCCCTCGGCGGCGCCGCTTCGCCTGCGGCGCGCCCCGGCCCGAGCCGGCCCCGGCGGGGGGAGGCCCCGGCTCACCTGgagaggcggcggcggcgcggggggagcCCCGGCGGAGGGGGGGGACGGTGCCCGCCAGCCCCCGCCGGAGCGCCCCTGCCGCGGCCTTTGTCTGCGCTGTCACATGGGCCGCGGTGCGGGATTTAAGCGGGTCTCCGCAGGACATGCCGTGAGCGGCGCGCCGCAGCCGTGCCCGCAGCGGCAGCGCTCCGCCCGGCCGGGGATGCGGCTCTAGCGGCCCCGCGATGAGCGGCTCCTCCATGGCGAAGAGCGAGTCCCGCACTTCGCTGCTGAAGGCGGCGGGGAGCCGGCGGGCAGCGGGCGGCCAACCCCAGCCCCGCGGCAGCCGCGTCCGGGACGGCAAAGGACAAGGCGGGCAGACGGGGAGGGAGCCGAGCCAGGAGCCTCTCCCCGGGGAGCCCAGTGCCCGCAGGCCGCTCTGCCACCCGGGCGCCCGGGAGGACGGAGCGAGGGGCGCAGGGAAGCTGTCACATGGACGGGGGGAGAGCCAGCCCGAGCCGGCGGAAGGAGGTCCAAGGAGAGGCAGTGGCAAGGAACCGGTGCGGACACCCAGGCAGCACCACCACCTCCCGCCGCACGCCAGCCACGGTCACCCCCAGGACCAGCATCAGCTTtcagacagggatggggaggaggcagaggaggactTTTTCTTCAGTCACAAGCAGAGGTCCAGCAGAGAGTCCCTGAAGCTCTCGGAAGGCGCTTCACCTCTGTCCAAATCCAGCAGCAAGTGCTCCACCAAGTCCAGCGGCAGCGATCGGTCGGAGGAAGCAGATcccctcatccagcagctgcaCCCCATGCTCAACTCGGTCTTTGGCCAGGTAAGGGGCAAAGTGCCCCTCGCCCCCCactcctccctctctctcccccactGCCTTCCCTCCGCGCCCCCCTCCTCCTGCGGCTCACGGACCTTCGGCTCCTCGCCCCGGAGCCCTGCGCACCCCCGGGCGCAGCCCGCAGCTGTAAATGCACTGCTTCCTGGCCGCCCCTGCCGAACTTGTCCCGGCGCTGCGGCACGGccggggcgctgcggggccggCCCCGAGGAGGGCTCCGCGCCGGGGACGGGGCGCGGGTCGGAGCCCCcggcgcccgcccgccccgccgggcgcTGCGGAGGGCGCTCTCGGTGGTGCTGACGGGGGAAGTGCCGGTGCTTTGCCGGTCGCCGGGGGAAGTTGTGGCTCTGCCTGCCGAGGGTGAGAGTCAGAGAAGCggatttttaaaatctatttactTATTAGATTCCATCTCTCTGGCTCCCCGCCTTGCTTTGCTGTATTTGTTTACATCTCCTTATGGTACATTTCTGTACAATCAGCATATGAATCATTTCTGATGGCAGAAGCTGTCAGGAGAAGGTAGTGGGGAGAacgacaaaaaaaaaaaaaaaatcctgaccCAATTCTGAAGCCTTCCCAGTCACTATGTTAGGACGGAACAGATGCTTTCGGTGTTTGCAAGCTCTTTTGGTATAAAGCTGTTGCTTTTAGCTGCTTTTGGTAGTGAAATTACCCAACAGGGTTACCCTCTAAAAATGAAAAGGCAGAGGGAGACTGGcttgaaattttcttttagaGACATTTAGGGATGCTACTGGGAGATGTAATCTCCAGGAAGATTAATGTAACTGCAATCTCCCAGAAGCACAATTATGGGCATAAGCCAGTAGCCTGGGCGGGTAagttccagccctggaagtgaTCAAATAAACCAGAATTATGATTTCTGGGGTCTATTATCAttaagtccttttttttttttcctaatgtagGTTTGGGAGGCTTTGCAGGGAGTCCATTCAAACTGAGATTATGGAGAGAACTAGAAAATTTTTTATGTTTGGTTGGAAGGAGATGATACACCCGTATGTTTAATCTGGGAGTGTTGTCTTCTTCTGTTCATCTTGACTTCTCTAGATAAAAATCAAAGCACATCTGTTCTCCTCAACAGTTTTCCATCCTCACTGACAGTCTGCTGTTTATGAATGTTATGGTTGTGTTTAACTCAGAACGAGTATTACCCTCCCTGTGCCAACGGTGCACCAGAAGTCTCGGTTAAAATCTTGTAGCAGCAATAAGGAAGAGCCTGCTCAGCAGACTGGTGTTCAACCAGGTTACACAAAGCAGTATTGCAGCAGCAGGCTTTGAAATCGGTGGACTTGGTTCTGACTTGTGCCGTGTCTGTAGTTCTGAGGGAAGTGAAGGTGTATCTGAGAACAGATTTTAAGTCTATGGAGCTGTATGTCCTCAAAGTGTTGGACATACAAACAAATCCATGCCAGGGCTTCCACTCACGGAAACCTCTCTGGTTCTGGACTCAACCCTTACCTGAACGGTATCTTTATTTTACCTGCTCTGCTGCTTGCATTCCAGCGTCAGGAGACATTTCTGTAAACTTAGCAAAATTTTACTGTGGTGTTGAACAATGCCCTTTACAGAAGTGAGACAGATACAATTctagttttcatttttgtgcTGGGTACCTTGCACCAGTACTTACACACACCAGCGCCTTTCTTTTAGAGTGTGATGTTTTTATTCccatttctttctgtattaATCTCTCACTTGCTTTCTTTGAAGTAACGATGAGTGAATGACCGTTTAATGGAGATTTTAGGACTGACTTTTGGGAGTAGGGTCTAGTAGATCCCCCTTTACAGAGGACTTGTGGATACAAGCTGGGGAACTATAATTTAGGATGCACAAAGAGCTGGTTACAGGAAGAGGTATGtgaagcttttttatttttctgtagtgATATCAAAATCCTGGGGTGAATAAAGGCCCAAGGAGACGATGTACGGAAATTCTGTCATGGAATGGAATTATataaattttgtttctgtgaatGAAGAAACAAATGTGTAAAAATATGCATGAAGCTTTGAGACAGGCAAGGACTTACACCTTCAGGAGCCcaagctgcagcctgggctgagGCAGGATCACAGGCACAGAAGTGTCCAGGGTTGCAGTCTGAGGCTGCAGGTGCTGTAAGACCAGTCTGCTCCACGTTGGAATTAGAAGACAGCAACAGCTCGGcagataatttatttaataCAAGAACTTCTCTCCAGCCCACACAGCCCACTGTGAAACAGTTAAAACAGCAATTTTGCAGTACATAGGAGAGGAGCACAGTGATGCAtatctgcagcagcagagcactgtGGTCCAGCAGCACCAGTATATCTCATCCCAGCTCTACAGATGTGGAACATCATCCCCCCGTTCCACAGTGGTGCAGGGATGTGGTCACGGGTGCAAACACTACAGTGGTACAGTCAGACACGCGGAAAAGATTGCAGCGATGGCTTCACAGAGATGTCATTGTTGCAGTAACAGCAAAAAGGAGCAGTTTGGGACTACAGGGTTGTGTCTGAGGGAGACAGATTTGTAgctgtgcagaaaaaaagacGGAGTGAAGGCAGAAGCGCCGTGTTTATATAACCAGCACAGCAATATA of the Pseudopipra pipra isolate bDixPip1 chromosome 18, bDixPip1.hap1, whole genome shotgun sequence genome contains:
- the LOC135424302 gene encoding calcium-binding protein 1 isoform X4, with product MSGSSMAKSESRTSLLKAAGSRRAAGGQPQPRGSRVRDGKGQGGQTGREPSQEPLPGEPSARRPLCHPGAREDGARGAGKLSHGRGESQPEPAEGGPRRGSGKEPVRTPRQHHHLPPHASHGHPQDQHQLSDRDGEEAEEDFFFSHKQRSSRESLKLSEGASPLSKSSSKCSTKSSGSDRSEEADPLIQQLHPMLNSVFGQDRELRPEEIEELREAFKEFDKDKDGFINCRDLGNCMRTMGYMPTEMELIELSQQINMNLGGHVDFEDFVELMGPKLLAETADMIGVKELRDAFREFDTNGDGEISTSELREAMKKLLGQQVGHRDIEEIIRDVDLNGDGRVDFEEFVRMMSR